The Desulfobacteraceae bacterium genome includes the window CGAGCACCACCGTCAGCAACAGGCAGAAGTATTTGCAGATTTCACGGCTCAGGTAGGTATTGATGATCAACATGGGGTGGATCACATCTCCGAACCTAGCGGCCGCCGCGGCGCCTGCTGCGGCGCCAGGCGGCGGCCAGACGCTCGAGCCCGTCAGCGGGCAATTCCAAACGCAGGGGGCGCTCCCGGGCCATGCGGACAAAAAGAAAGACCCCCACGACCACCGTCACGAGGTTGGGCATCCAGACCGCCGCAATCGGGGGGATTCGTCCGCTTTCGCCAAATACCGACCCCGCCGAGAGCAGCAGGTAGTAGGCCAGAAAAAAAGCCACGCCAAGCACCAGGCCGTATGACCGGCTGGCCCGTTTGGCCTGCATCCCCAGCGGCATCGCCAGAAAGCCCAGCGCAAGACAGGCAAAGGGAATCGAAAACATCTTGTGGTAGCGCATCAGGGCATTGAAGTACCCGGCGTCCCGTGCTTGCCGGTGCTCGCGGATGTAGCGCCCCAGCTCGGTGAGGTTCATCTCGCGGCGGTGTTTGGATGGGCTCTTTTCCGGCTGCAGCATCTCCCCCAGGCTCAGGGTCAGATCGTAGGTGTCGAAGCCGATGGCGTTGGCCCGCAACTCCTGGAGGTCCACCTGGTGGATGGTGCCGTCAAAAAGCCGCAGCCGCCAGGTCAGGCCGTCCGCCGCCCGCAGCAGCTGCCCCCGGGGGGCCACCACGGTGCTGGCCATTTTGGCGTCCTGACGGTTCTCGATAAACACCTCGCGCAGCGTCCGGGTCTGGGTGTCCACCTGGCCGACGTAAAGCGTGATGCCCTCGAAGGTATCGGTGAACTGCCGCTCCCGCAGG containing:
- the lptF gene encoding LPS export ABC transporter permease LptF, which gives rise to MKTNNLVHRYLFVELLPPFGINLAFFTFIFLTSRILEITNLVVNHGVGVLQVLQVVVYTIPYFMVFVIPMAVMMAVLLTFLRLTSDNEIVALKAGGVNVTALLPPVLLFCLLGGLLTAFMSLYGQPWGRSSAKQLVTRIAAGSIDIGLRERQFTDTFEGITLYVGQVDTQTRTLREVFIENRQDAKMASTVVAPRGQLLRAADGLTWRLRLFDGTIHQVDLQELRANAIGFDTYDLTLSLGEMLQPEKSPSKHRREMNLTELGRYIREHRQARDAGYFNALMRYHKMFSIPFACLALGFLAMPLGMQAKRASRSYGLVLGVAFFLAYYLLLSAGSVFGESGRIPPIAAVWMPNLVTVVVGVFLFVRMARERPLRLELPADGLERLAAAWRRSRRRGGR